GGCCACCGCCGACAAGATCGAGGAGATTGAAAAGGCCTTCGCTGAGCTTCCTTCCAAAATCGACACCATCACCGGCTACGAGTGGGGCAAAAGCGAGAGCGTGGAAGGTCTGAATGACGGTTTCACCCACTGCTTCCTCGTCACCTTCAAGGATAAGGCAGGCTTGGAAACCTACCTTCCCCATGAAGCCCACAAAGCCTTCGGCGCGAAGCTGAAGCCGCTTCTCGAAAAAGCCACCGTGTTCGATTACACGGCCAAGAAGGATTGAGAAGCACCACCGGCAGCCCGCGGACGACTTGCCGAAACCGCGGGATGCCATGAAGTTCGCCGGCACCCTCATTTGGGGGGATTTCGCGCCAATCGGACCCGCTGACACGCTGGCCGCGTTTCACTGATGAAATCCGAAACGGCGCGCCGTAGTGTCGGGCCATGAAAGCATCCACCGGAGCTTCCGAGATCTCCCGCCGCGGCTTCGTCGGGTCCGCCTTGGCGGGCATGGCCGCGCTCAGTGCCAAGGCTGCCGCCGAGACCCCGGCAGCGGCAACGCCCTTCCGCGATCCCTACGTCTACCGCTTCAAGATCGGCGATCTGGAGGCGTTTTCGATCAGCGATTGCAATCTCGGCTTCCGGGAAGGCTTGGGCCTGATGTGGCCGGAGGAAGATCGCCCGAAGATGAAGGAGGCGATGCAACAGCACGGCGAGCGGCTCGATTCGCTGCCGCTATATGTGAACGTCCTCGTCATCCGCAGCGGCAATGACGTGGCGCTCTTCGATGCCGGATTTGGAAAAGGCGGCAATCCTCAGATGGGCTGGCTGAACGACGGGCTCGCTGCGGTCGGGATTTCGCCGGATCAGGTCACCGCCGGCTTCTTGAGCCACGCTCATTCAGACCACCTCAATGGCTTCGTCCACCAGGGCAAACCGGCTTTCCCTAACGCGAAGATTTATCTGCTCGAAGACGAGCTGAAATTCTGGCGCTCGCCGGAACCGGATTTCTCCAAGTCCAAGCGGGACAAGGGGCAGATCCCGGGCATGATCAAGGAAGTCCGTTCACACTTCGATACCCTGCAGGAGAATCTTCGCCCGGTCACCGATGGCACCGAGGTTCTGGGCGGGATCGTACGGATCGAGGCGGCACCAGGCCATACCGACGGCCACGCGTGCTTCCGTATCCGCTCGGGAAATGACGAGCTGCTCCATCTGATGGACCTCGCTCACCATCACCTTCTGATGTTCGCAGACCCGGATTGGACGATCGCTTTCGACCACGATCCCGTGACTGCCGTCGTCACGCGGAAGAAGTATTGGAACGAAGCTGTGGAGAAGCGGACCCGCTGTTACGCCTTCCACCTTCCCTGGCCGGGGCTAGGCCATATCATGCAAGATGGCCAGACCTACCGCTGGTGGGCGGAGCGCTGGAGCTGGGGCGCTTGAGACCAGATTCCATTCGGATTTGAAGGGGCTGCGGGATCTTTCCTGCAGCCCCTTCTTCATACCCCTCCGGAAGCCCTAACCCCTCGCATTGCCCCACCAAGCTCTTCAGGAAGAGTTGATTTTCAGAGACCGGCAGGAACGCCATCTGTCGAGCATGGTGACGTGGATTGTGCATTTCACCTCGACCCGTGAGATCAGAAGTGCTAGGTACCGCCCGCTTTTCCCACCCCACCTTTCGGGCAAGCTGGCCCAAATCCGGCACCCGGTTTGCGAGAGAGATCCCGGAAAAATGTGGAGTAAAGCAAAGCGAAGCCCGGCCCCGTCCGGATCCAGAGAGCGCCTAGACAAGCAGCTCCTTGGCAGTCCCGCCTTTGCTTCCTCTCCATTCCAAACCGTCGGAATCCTTTCGGTCGCGTTGACCCTCGCGATGGATCCTTGTGCTGCCGCAGACCACGTCGTCACCACGCAGGAAGAGTTCGAGGCACTGAACTCCATCGACTTCGAACCCGGCGATCGGATCCTGCTGGCAGGAGGTAGCACTTTCACAGGTAGCCTGATTTTCGGCCCCAACGATTCTGGCACGGACGAGCAGGGGCAGCTGATTGCGCCGATCATCCTGACGTCGCTCGGCGAGGAGCGTGCGACGATCTCCGCGGGGGACGGCAATGCCCTCTTGTTCTACAACGCCGGAGGCATCGAGGTAAGCCGCTTGAACCTTACGGGATCAGGAGTTGCCCCGGATGGCATGACCACGAGCACGGGTAGCGGCCTGACCTTCTACACCGACTCCGAGGGGGACTTGAAATATCGCCACCTCCGCGTCGATGAAGTCGATGTCAGCGGATTCGGCAGCCGGGGCCTCGTCATCGGAGGCTACAACGGCAACTCCGGCTACGATGACGTCCGCATCACTCGTGTGCATGCTCATCACAATCTTCATAGCGGGATCGAAACCTTCGGCTTCACCGGCTCCAAATCCTCCCTCGCGAACGTCACGGTTTCCGAATGTGTGGCAAACGATCAAGCCGGAGATCCAGCCAGTACGGTGAACACCGGCAGTGGCATCACACTCGGCGGCGTCACCGGAGGCTTGATCGAACACTGTGTAGCTTACGGCAATGGTGCCAACAACCAGCCTGCCGAAGGCCCCATCGGGATTTGGGCTTACCATTCCAGCAACGTCGTCATCCAGCACAACGAATCCCACCACAACGTCACCTCCAACGGAGATGGCGGCGGCTTCGACCTCGACATTGGCGTGACCCAATCGGTCATGCAGTACAATTACAGCCACGACAATGCGGGGGCCGGCTTTCTCGTCTACGGCAAGAGTGGCAGCAGCGGAAACGCGGACAATGTGGTCCGCTACAACGTTTCCGAAAACGACGGGCGCGATCCTGGATCCTTCGCGGCCTCGGGAATCTGCGTCTGCGATAATATCGATGATCTCGCGGTCTACGGAAACACCGTCCTCATCAGCGCCGCAGCTGGCATCACCACCATCCCGGCGATCAAGGTGATGGAAGCGGGCAACGATCCAGATGACATCGTGATCGCCAACAATATCTTCGTTTCGTCGGGAGACACCCGCCTCGTTTACCAGGATTCGGATGGGGATGTTCGCTTCGCTGGAAACAACTATTGGTCGAGCGGGGATAACTTCGTGATCCGTGACAACGGCTCCACCTACTCCAGCCTCAGTTCGTGGCGGAGTAGCAAGGGGCAAGAGAAACTCAGTGGCAAGTCCACCGGATCCACTCTCGATCCCCTTTTTGATATCCCCGATGTGAGCATCGAAAGCACCGGCAACTCGCGGCTGGCAGCCTTTCGGCTTCGCTCCAGTTCACCGCTCATCAGCAAAGGGTTGAATCTGAAGACGAGCTTCGGGATCGATACCGGCCCCAGAGATCTCTTCGGCGGACCATCCCTCCAAGGAACCGCTCATGAGGTCGGAGCTCACGAACTGGCGGTCGATCCGCCGAAAATCCTCGGCACAGCTTCGAGCCCGGATGGCCCGGGAATCGTGATCCGCTATCAATCCGAGATCGGGGTCTCCTTCGCCGTGCGGCGTTCGAACACCCTGACGGGCGATCCCGAGACGGAATGGCCGCTGGCTGCTCCCACGGGACCGGGCAACGGACTCGTGTTGGAATATGTCGATACCCCGCTCGAGGGTGGACGCTATTTCTATGTGCTGGTCCGCGAGTGATCCCGCTCAGCGCGACACCGCAGGGTCAAACCAGCAACCCCAGTCCGAGCCGATGCCATCCCCGGCATCTTCCACGGTCAGCTCCAGTTGCTTCACACCCTCCACCGAAAGAGCCATGGAAACGAGCTGTCCTCCCTCGGTCGTCTTGGAGCGGGAGAGTTCCTTGCCATCCCCCTTCACCACGAAGACACAAGAGCCGCCATCACGGCCATCAGGCAGGCCCGCATGGGCGGTGAAGGTCTTCCATTTTCCATCCAGGCTCCAGATGTGCTTTGCCGGGGCGTGGGCATAGATACCGCGTGGGAAAAGACGGGAGGCGCACGAGAACAGCAAGCCATCCTCCGGGAGGCGGTTGAAGACGGCCCGGCCATAGCCGACCTTCGCCGAGAGCGGCTGGGCATCGGCGAGATGGCAGGTGTCACCTTTCGCCTCGGAAGGAACAGGCCCCGGAGTCGCGGAAAGCGATCCGGCAAGCACGCGGGCCGTCTCCAGAACCAAGGGCTCCGGCTTGAGAGCTTCAAGATCCGCTAATGCCTTCGCGATGGCGGCATTGTCATTCTTCGCCACGGCATCCGTGAGGGGTTTGAGCTGCATGCGCGCTTGGGTCGCGGAAAGATCCACGGAGCCATCTGCGGCAACCAGATAGGGATAGGCAAACGGAGTCGTCGCACCGGCAAAGGAGCTGGCAGCGCCATTCACCTGCATGATCACCACGCGAAAAACACCGGACTTACCGGCTTCCAGGGCATTTGCTTCCAAGGTGAAATTGCCGTCCTTGTCCGGGATGGCCGTGCAACTCGTCGCATCATAGTCGCCGCCGCCATCGGGGTCCATGTAGCCGAGCACGGCGTAAGGTGCGGGATCCGCCGTGACCTTTCCGGTGAAGGTGAAGCTCTTGCCCTTGTTCTCGATCTTCACATCGTGGAGTTCGCCGTTCGGTCGAAGGTCGATCCCCTTCACGGAGCCGCAGAAGATCGGATGCGAGGCAAGCTTGAGGCCGTGGGTGAGCCCTAGGAACGAACCCTTTCCTTCCCCGCGCAGGTTCTCGCCATAGGTGCGGTTGCCGCTGCCCATGAGCGCCGTGCCAAAGGCCGCTGCTTCGTCGGGCCGCGCTTCATTGTGGGGCAAGCCGAGCGCATGGCCCAGCTCATGGCAGACGCCGCCGATGAAGATGGAATTGTAACGGCCGATCGAGATATCGCCGTACTGCTTGTCCCGCACGCGGGGCTCCTTCTTCGACAGTGAATCGAGATTGAGGATGGGCGAGTCCACCTGCCATGCGGTGCCGCTGCGGTTGGTGCCGCCGGCGTAGTAGGGGCTGTTCTGATTGATCGTGCGCTTCTCCGGATCCCAGTTCGACATGTTACAGAAGATCACGATCGTCTCCTTCTCCGGATCGATCCCCGCAGCCCTCAGCACCGGAAGGCACTCGGTGCGGATCTGAGCGCCGGATTGGACTTCAAACTTCTCGTAGGGCAGGCGGCTTTTCACCTCATGGACCTTCATCTTTCCGTCGTCCGCGTAGTCGAGGCGGATCGTCAGCGGACCGAAGCCGAGGGTCTTCATCTCCTTCGCGTAGAAGTCTCGGATATCTTCCATGATCGCACCGAGGCGCTCACGATGCTGCGGAGCCGGTTCCCGGTCGGAAGGGCTCCAGTAAACGATATGGACCTTCTTTTCCGCCTTGACCGGCTCCTTCGACTGCCAAGCCTCGAGGATGGCCTTGGCTTGGGGGACCTTGGTGGCGATCTCCTCCTGAGGGGAGGCCATGAGAGGAGCAAAGAAGGCCGGAGCGAGCAATGCGGCGCGAAGAGTCAATTTCACGCACACAAAACGATACATTTAACCCAATTCGTTCAAGCAATCGCGTGAGGTGAAATTCCGATGAAGGATTCCTAAGAATTTGCCGCCCCTCCGGAGGAAGTGATGCACTGGATACCACCTAGCCTCCCATGCTTCTCAGCCACCGGCACCCGCTCCTTTACCGTCTCGCCGTGGAGTATCATCGCCTGCGCCGTCAGATCGCCTGGCAGAAGGACCGGAGCCGTTTTGCGCAGAAGCACGACGGCCAATTGCCTCACCTGGTGAAGCGCCATTCTTCCCGGCTGATCAAGGTCCTCGGCGATTCCGACATCCAGCTCCAGCGGAACAAGGTGGTGAATCTGGGAATCGTGGCCCCGCTGATTGATGGCGTCCGCATTGGACCGGGCGAGGCTTTCTCCTTCTGCCGTCTGGTCGGGAAGCCGACCCGGAAGCGCGGTTTCTTGGAAGGGATGGAGCTTTCGATGGGAAAAGCGCAGTCCGGCGTGGGCGGAGGAATCTGTCAGATGGCGAACCTGCTGAATTGGCTGGTCCTTCATAGCCCGCTGACCGTGACGGAGCGGAGTGCGCATAGTTTCGATCCTTTTCCCGATCAGAACCGCAGCATCCCCTTCGGCACCGGCTGCGCGGTATTCTACAATTACGTCGATTTTTGCTTCCGGAACGACACCGCCGAGACCTTTCAACTCAAGATCTGGCTGACCGGGACGGACTTGTGGGGCGAGCTGCGCTCCGAGCAGGAAATCGGGGAGACCTACAAGATCTACGAGGAGAAGCACCGCTTCCTGCGGCGCGGCGGGGAATTCTTCCGGAGTAATGAGATCTGGCGGCGGGTGATGGAACGCAAGACCGGGCGCCACCTGCGCGACGAGAAGGTGAAGGAGAACTTCGTCCGGGTCATGTACTTGCCGGAGAGCTGGGAGGAGGGCTGAAGTCCGGCGTTCGATGTTCAAAATCAGGCCTTTTCCCTTGCCAAGAGGTCCCCGCCCTCCTATCCAACCCGCCCCTTCCTGCGCCGCCGCCCAACAACGGAAGACCGAAGGGGACGCCAAAGCGGTGGGTCTTCCAAGAATCGCCCGACCTGAATCAAGGCGGGACACACTGAAATTCAAATGATCAACGAACTCATCAGCGAGATGGTGGACGCCGGCGTCCACTACGGCCACCAGACCAAGAAGTGGAACCCGAAAATGAAGCCCTACCTCATGAAGGACAAGGGCGGGATCTACATCATCAATCTGGAGCAAACGGTGAAGTGCCTGGACAAGGCCTCCGATTTCCTTTCCGACCTCGCCGGCAAGGGCAAGAAGATCCTCTTCGTGGGTTGCAAGCGCCAGGCTCAGGACGCCGTCCGCGAAGCCGCTGAAGCAACCGGCCAATACTACGTCAATCACCGCTGGCTCGGCGGCATGCTGACGAACATGGCCACCGTCAAGAAGTCCATCGAGCGCCTCAAGTGGCTCGAGAACATCGAGAAGCAGCCGGAATTCAAGTCCATGTCCAAGAAGGAGCTCTCCGCTCTTGGCCGTGAGCGCGAGAAGCTGCTGCGCAACCTCCGCGGCATCCGCGGTCTGGAAGGCAAGCCGGACGCCATCGTCATCGTTGACTCCGCCCGCGAGTCCATCGCTGTCGCCGAAGCCCGCCGCCTCGAGATCCCGATCGTCGCGATCGTCGACACCAACGCCGATCCGTCCGTGGTGAACTACCCGGTTCCCGGCAACGACGACGCCGTCCGCTCGATCCGCATCATCCTTCAGAACCTGGTCGACGCGATCGTCGTCGCCAAGAAGGGCTGATCCGTCACCTTTTCCCGGCTGCGGAGCCAATCCGCAGCCGGTTTTCTCCACCGCGGATCCGGCCTTCAAACCGCCGATCCGCTTTTTTGATTCAAGTATCCAAGCTAGTTTTTTCCCATGATCACCGCATCTCTCGTCAACGAACTCCGCAAGAAGACCAACGTCGGCATGATGGAGTGCAAGAAGGCACTCACCGAAACCAACGGCGACATCGACGCTGCCGTGACCTACCTGCGTGAGCGTGGGATGATGAAGGCCGCCGCCAAGGCCGACCGCGAAGCCTCCGAAGGCATCATCGCCGCCCGCCTTTCGGCTGACGGCAAGACCGGCATCCTGATCGAAGTGAACTGCGAGACCGACTTCGTGTCCCGCAACGACAACTACGTGGCTTTCGTGGGCGAGATCGCCGACACGCTTGCCGCTTCCAGCGCGAAGACCCTCGAGGAAGCTCTGGCCGTGAAGCTCGGTGACATCTCCGTGGAAGACTTCGTGAAGGCCAAGACCCTCGAACTCGGCGAGAACATGCGCCTCCGCAAGTTCGAGCGCTTCGACCTGGCTGACAACGGCGCGATCGCCCAGTACATCCACATGGGTGGCAAGGTGGGCGTGCTTCTGGAGGTGTCCGCCTCCAACGGCGACACCGCTTCCAAGGAAGAGTTCCGCGACCTGGTGAAGGACATCACCCTCCACATCGCCGCTGCCGCTCCGAAGGGCCTGTCCCGCGACGAGATCACCGCCGATATCATCGAAGCCGAGAAGAACATCTACCGCGCCCAGCTGGCTGCCGAAGGCAAGCCGGAAGCCATGATCGAGAAGATCGTGGAAGGTAAGATCGGCAAGTTCTTCTCCGAAGCCGTGCTCCTCGAGCAGGCCTTCGTGAAGGACCCGGACACCTCGATCAAGAAGCTCGTGGAAGCCAAGGGCAAGGAAGTGGGCGACACCCTCGTCGTCCGCCGCTTCGTGCGCTTCGGCCTGGGCGAATAATTCCAGCTTTCTGCTGACAACTGGATTCACCCGAATCCTCCTCCCCTCTCCCACACCCGCCTTCGCAAGAAGGCGGGTGTTTTTTTGAGGGAAGAAGCAGAGAGCAAAGGGCAAAGAGCTTGAAGATGGATGGAACGAGACGCGGAGACGCGGAGACGCGGAGGCGCAGAGGTCGCGGAAGGAAGGCTCCGGCAAGAGGGAAAGGAGCCGCCCGCTTCGGTCGGGAGATGCGCTTCCCGGACGAGAAACGGACGGCTTTGGGCGGATGAGCATCCGGGGGGTGGGGTTCATCGCGCCTGTTCCGCCTGTTATATCAGGGAAATTAACAGGCGTTTCGGGCTGAGGGAGGGAGGTGAGGCGAGCCCGGGAGTGGGCGCGGGTGGCGAGCCAAAACCGAAGCTCGAAGGAAAGGCGGAGTGCGGGCCGCGCCGGGGGTATGGCGCTGGCCTCGCATCCCGTGATCTTTCCTTCGAGCTTCGGCTTCTGCTTCGGGTTTGAGAGATGATTGAACTGCGGAGGCGCAGAGGTCGCTGAGGAAACGTGGAGATGGTGTCGGGCGATACGTGGGCAGCAATCACGGTGAGAGCTTGGACTTTTCGCGGGACGGCGGGGTCGGGAGGCAGACCTTGATGCGAGAGCGGAGGCGCGGGGATCGCAGGAGGAGGACGGAGAGGAAGAGTGCAGGGGCCATTTTGATCCGTGGCGTGAGGCGGGGTTTGGTTGGAGGTCGGTGGCTCTCCAACTGGCGGTCCCGAGGCGGGTTGTGGAGAGGCTTGAGCCGCCCGCTCGGTCAGGAGATGCGCTTCCAGACGGAGAGCGGGCGGCCGAGTTGGGAAGCCATGCGGTCGGGATGAGGAACACGCTCGAAGCGCCAGATCGGGCGCCCCATATCGAAGGAGGCCTCATCGAAGGGATCGCTGCGGCCATCATCATCTCGCAGGGGCTGATACCACTGGATGCCACGGCGGCCCCACCATTCGAAGACCATGCCGGTCGGTTCCCAATCGCCAATCTCACAATGCTCAAGAAGAGCGGTAAGGCTAGGCGGCGGGCTATCGTCGAGGGTCGCGATCATGGGGCCGTGGCGGTTGAGGTGGAAGCGGCACCCGAACACAGGAGCACGCGACGGCGGCCCCATGGGCTGGCTTCGCCGGAAAGCTCCTCCGCCAAGGGACGAAGGCTGATGTCAAAGTCAGACGCTGTCCGTGACCGCATCCATTCGCGCAGAGCAAGAGTCAGAAGTTTCACGTGTTCCACTGAACACTTTATCGAACACTAGTCAAGCGAACACCACCAAATTGACTGATTTTTTGAACAGTTATTCAGGTAATGCCGCGCGCCACTGCTGCTTTCCTTGGTCGGAGACGCGGAGCTCCTCTAGCAGGGTTTCCATGCGCTTGGTGTGGTAGGCGCGGGAGTCGGGGTTTTGCCAGGTTTCGGGGCGAGTGGCTTTGACGGCGTCGATCATGGTTTGGACGCGGGCTTCTTCGGTCTCGAGCGCTTGGAAGGCGGCGAGGGGGGCATCGCCATCGGCGCGGGGGCCGGCGGCCATGACTTGCTGGATGAAGAAGCTGCGGTCCTCCGGATCGGAAAGGACGGTGACGATGGCGGCAGCGCGAGAGGGTGAGATCTCGCGGGTGAGGCTGCGGAGGCCGTGTTCGCGATGGTCCGGAGAGAGCTTGGCAAGGATAGCGGTGCTCCATTCGGCGGCAGCGGTTTCGCCGTGGATGGTGGCGTAGCCGCGGTGAGCCTGGCCCATGAGGGATTCATCCGGGGGACCGGTGTGGAAGCGTTCGACGACGGCCTTCGCCGCGGCATCGGGATCGGCGGCGGCCCATGATTTCATGAGGTCATCGGCTTCGACGGGCTTGGGGCATTTCGCGAAGTAAGCGGCGAAGTCGAAGTCCGGGGCGAGTTCGTAAAGGTTCCCCGCATCGTAGCTATCGGAGATCTGTTGGGCCTCCAGCAACTCCTTGGCGCCGCGGAGCGCGGCGGCATTGCGGGCCGCAGTCGAGAAGGTGTAGCCGATGCCGGTATTCGGATCGTTGTGGTGTTTGTTGAACTCGCGGACGTGCGGGAGGGCTGCGGCGGGATCGAGTGCGGAGAAGGCGGCAAGGACGTAAAGCCAGGCCTGCATCTTTTCCGTGCCCTGCGCCCAAGTCACGGCGGCGAGGCCTTCGCGGCGGACGAGTTCTTTTGCCGCTGCCTTCACGGCGATCTTCCGGAGGTATTTCTCCGGGCTGGAGTCCTGCCATTCGTAGGCAGGGGAATCGAGGAGGACGGTGCGGAGTTCCTGGCTGCTCATGCGCTCGACGGCGGCAGTAGCTTCTTCTTCGACAAGAGGACGGGCGATGCTCTCCTTGTAGGCGGCGAAGTTATGCGGCGGGGTTTGATCCGGGGTTTCGGGAGCGAGGGGGCGTTTGGAGGAAGGGTTGGTGGCCGAGGTGGTCTGCGATGAATCCCCTGCCCTGTTGCTGCTGCCGCTGCCAAGGAACCAGCCGGCGGCGAGGCCGGTGAGGATCACAAGGGGGAGGTGGAGTTTCTGGTGAGGCATGGAAGGAAAGGCAGAGTGCCGAGTACTTGGTGAGGAATGAGAAGGCAGGGAGTGTGTGAGGTGCCGAGATTGAGATTTGAAAGGGTGGCTTGAGGATTGCCTCGATCTTCAGAAAGATGCGGGATTCCAAGGTCTATTCTGCGGAGCGGAGCTTCCGCGCTCCCGGGGATAGAGCTTGGGAGGGCCTAGCGTTTCTGGCGTTTGATGATTTTGATGAGGTCATCGATGCGCTCGGGTGACGCATTCCAAGTGGTTAGGGTTTGGCGGATGCCTTGCTCATCGGCACCATTGATCCAGCCAAAGGCGTCCTTCGGGCGGGCGGTGAGGTATTCCTCCAGCAGGTCGAGGCGTGTCTCAGGGGCGCTGCCGGCTTCGAGGAAGATGAGGGCTTGGGGAACGTCCTTTGAAACCATGAGTGAAGCAGCTGTTAGATTCGCGACGGCGCGGGTTTCGGCATCGGGGATGGCGTTGGTGTAGGCACGGAGGAGTGCGGGTTCTCCGGAGAGGTCCTTGGCTGCGGCCTGGATGATGAGGGCCTGTTCTTCCGAAGAGAGACTTCCGGTTTGCGCTCCGATGCGGCGGGCACGTTCGGCCATGACTTCGGGCTCTTTTTCGTTGAGGCGCTTGAGACCAAGAAAGAGACCGGAGGTGATGGGAGTGCCGTTTTCACGATTGAGGGCGATGATGCCATCGAAGGCTTCCTCCGGGCTCTGGTTCATCCAGGCATCCGCGAAGAAGTGCTTTCCAGCGCGCTTGAGGAAGGCAGCGGTGACGGGGCTGCGAGCGCAAGCGGCGAAGTCGAAGCCAGCGGGGAATTTCATGCCCTCGATGGGATACTGCATTCCATTCTTCTGGATGAGATCCATGAGGGCATCCACGGCATCGGGACCGCGCGCGGCGGCGGATTCAAAGGACTTCTGGATGATGGGCGAGTAGCTGTAGCCGCCATCATAGGCGAAGTAATCCGGGTGCTCGACGACGAAGCCAAAGGCTTCCTCCGCGCGATCGGCTGGCCAAGCCTTGGCCAGAGCGGAACCGAGCATGGCGCGCATGACGGCGGAGGGAAGCTGCTGGAGCCATTCCCAAGCGGCATCCGGATCGCGGCGGGTCCATTCCGACATGAGGGCGTGGAGTGCCTTTGAGGCGCTGCCGTAGCGGACGACGGCGGGATCGGTAATGCCTTGGGCGAGCGCGGCACGGAG
This portion of the Luteolibacter luteus genome encodes:
- a CDS encoding Dabb family protein, giving the protein MIKAFVLTAMSAALANSALAENEFRHVVLFKFKPEATADKIEEIEKAFAELPSKIDTITGYEWGKSESVEGLNDGFTHCFLVTFKDKAGLETYLPHEAHKAFGAKLKPLLEKATVFDYTAKKD
- a CDS encoding MBL fold metallo-hydrolase codes for the protein MKASTGASEISRRGFVGSALAGMAALSAKAAAETPAAATPFRDPYVYRFKIGDLEAFSISDCNLGFREGLGLMWPEEDRPKMKEAMQQHGERLDSLPLYVNVLVIRSGNDVALFDAGFGKGGNPQMGWLNDGLAAVGISPDQVTAGFLSHAHSDHLNGFVHQGKPAFPNAKIYLLEDELKFWRSPEPDFSKSKRDKGQIPGMIKEVRSHFDTLQENLRPVTDGTEVLGGIVRIEAAPGHTDGHACFRIRSGNDELLHLMDLAHHHLLMFADPDWTIAFDHDPVTAVVTRKKYWNEAVEKRTRCYAFHLPWPGLGHIMQDGQTYRWWAERWSWGA
- a CDS encoding right-handed parallel beta-helix repeat-containing protein; the protein is MDPCAAADHVVTTQEEFEALNSIDFEPGDRILLAGGSTFTGSLIFGPNDSGTDEQGQLIAPIILTSLGEERATISAGDGNALLFYNAGGIEVSRLNLTGSGVAPDGMTTSTGSGLTFYTDSEGDLKYRHLRVDEVDVSGFGSRGLVIGGYNGNSGYDDVRITRVHAHHNLHSGIETFGFTGSKSSLANVTVSECVANDQAGDPASTVNTGSGITLGGVTGGLIEHCVAYGNGANNQPAEGPIGIWAYHSSNVVIQHNESHHNVTSNGDGGGFDLDIGVTQSVMQYNYSHDNAGAGFLVYGKSGSSGNADNVVRYNVSENDGRDPGSFAASGICVCDNIDDLAVYGNTVLISAAAGITTIPAIKVMEAGNDPDDIVIANNIFVSSGDTRLVYQDSDGDVRFAGNNYWSSGDNFVIRDNGSTYSSLSSWRSSKGQEKLSGKSTGSTLDPLFDIPDVSIESTGNSRLAAFRLRSSSPLISKGLNLKTSFGIDTGPRDLFGGPSLQGTAHEVGAHELAVDPPKILGTASSPDGPGIVIRYQSEIGVSFAVRRSNTLTGDPETEWPLAAPTGPGNGLVLEYVDTPLEGGRYFYVLVRE
- a CDS encoding NPCBM/NEW2 domain-containing protein; amino-acid sequence: MKLTLRAALLAPAFFAPLMASPQEEIATKVPQAKAILEAWQSKEPVKAEKKVHIVYWSPSDREPAPQHRERLGAIMEDIRDFYAKEMKTLGFGPLTIRLDYADDGKMKVHEVKSRLPYEKFEVQSGAQIRTECLPVLRAAGIDPEKETIVIFCNMSNWDPEKRTINQNSPYYAGGTNRSGTAWQVDSPILNLDSLSKKEPRVRDKQYGDISIGRYNSIFIGGVCHELGHALGLPHNEARPDEAAAFGTALMGSGNRTYGENLRGEGKGSFLGLTHGLKLASHPIFCGSVKGIDLRPNGELHDVKIENKGKSFTFTGKVTADPAPYAVLGYMDPDGGGDYDATSCTAIPDKDGNFTLEANALEAGKSGVFRVVIMQVNGAASSFAGATTPFAYPYLVAADGSVDLSATQARMQLKPLTDAVAKNDNAAIAKALADLEALKPEPLVLETARVLAGSLSATPGPVPSEAKGDTCHLADAQPLSAKVGYGRAVFNRLPEDGLLFSCASRLFPRGIYAHAPAKHIWSLDGKWKTFTAHAGLPDGRDGGSCVFVVKGDGKELSRSKTTEGGQLVSMALSVEGVKQLELTVEDAGDGIGSDWGCWFDPAVSR
- a CDS encoding VanW family protein, which produces MLLSHRHPLLYRLAVEYHRLRRQIAWQKDRSRFAQKHDGQLPHLVKRHSSRLIKVLGDSDIQLQRNKVVNLGIVAPLIDGVRIGPGEAFSFCRLVGKPTRKRGFLEGMELSMGKAQSGVGGGICQMANLLNWLVLHSPLTVTERSAHSFDPFPDQNRSIPFGTGCAVFYNYVDFCFRNDTAETFQLKIWLTGTDLWGELRSEQEIGETYKIYEEKHRFLRRGGEFFRSNEIWRRVMERKTGRHLRDEKVKENFVRVMYLPESWEEG
- the rpsB gene encoding 30S ribosomal protein S2, which codes for MINELISEMVDAGVHYGHQTKKWNPKMKPYLMKDKGGIYIINLEQTVKCLDKASDFLSDLAGKGKKILFVGCKRQAQDAVREAAEATGQYYVNHRWLGGMLTNMATVKKSIERLKWLENIEKQPEFKSMSKKELSALGREREKLLRNLRGIRGLEGKPDAIVIVDSARESIAVAEARRLEIPIVAIVDTNADPSVVNYPVPGNDDAVRSIRIILQNLVDAIVVAKKG
- the tsf gene encoding translation elongation factor Ts, whose product is MITASLVNELRKKTNVGMMECKKALTETNGDIDAAVTYLRERGMMKAAAKADREASEGIIAARLSADGKTGILIEVNCETDFVSRNDNYVAFVGEIADTLAASSAKTLEEALAVKLGDISVEDFVKAKTLELGENMRLRKFERFDLADNGAIAQYIHMGGKVGVLLEVSASNGDTASKEEFRDLVKDITLHIAAAAPKGLSRDEITADIIEAEKNIYRAQLAAEGKPEAMIEKIVEGKIGKFFSEAVLLEQAFVKDPDTSIKKLVEAKGKEVGDTLVVRRFVRFGLGE